A window of the Miscanthus floridulus cultivar M001 chromosome 14, ASM1932011v1, whole genome shotgun sequence genome harbors these coding sequences:
- the LOC136504850 gene encoding probable LRR receptor-like serine/threonine-protein kinase At1g67720 yields MASAFSAAAAAALLLPVHFHLLMMLLSPSAGQPGFISLDCGGARDHMDAIGIQWTSDATFVSGGGQAAQLLVQDGQQQLTTVRYFPADNRKYCYTMNVRNRTRYLVRATFLYGNFDNSNVYPKFDISIGASPWSTIVVDDATTPVVEEAIILAAAPTLSVCLSNASTGQPFISTLELRQFNGSLYYTTDETRFFLGLSARINFGAGSNDSVRYPDDPFDRIWESDSVRRANYLVDVAPGTERISTTKPIFVSTNEEPPQKVMQTAVVGQDGSLNYRLDLEGFPANAWGVSYFAEIEDLAPNETRKFKLEVPGMPALSKPTVDVEENAQGKYRLYEPGYTNLTLPFVFSFGFRKTNDSSKGPILNALEIYKYVQITMGSQDANIMASMVSRYPQEGWAQEGGDPCLPASWSWVQCSSEASPRVFSITLSGKNITGSIPVELAKLSGLVELRLDGNSISGQIPDFSECRNLQYIHLENNQLTGELPSSLGDLPNLKELYVQNNKLSGQVPKALFKRSIILNFSGNSGLHIVSNGISHTIIVICVVIGAIVLLGIAIGCYFITCRRKKKSHEDPVVIAAPAKKLGSYFSEVATESAHRFSLSEIEDATDKFERRIGSGGFGIVYYGKLADGREIAVKLLTNDSYQGIREFLNEVTLLSRIHHRHLVTFLGYSQQDGKNILVYEFMHNGTLKEHLRGADNVKITSWLKRLEIAEDSAKGIEYLHTGCSPTIIHRDLKSSNILLDKNMRAKVADFGLSKPAVDGSHVSSIVRGTVGYLDPEYYISQQLTEKSDIYSFGVILLGLISGHEPISNDNFGLNCRNIVAWARSHIESGNIHAIVDESLDRGYDLQSVWKIAEVAIMCVKPKGAQRPPISEVLKEIQDAIAIERGPQEMQRSTIQQQLLVSNSNRSMGGASSSVNNNSGSVAVDLEQNGASFDELLMRPGLR; encoded by the exons ATGGCTTCCGccttctccgccgccgccgccgctgctctcctCCTCCCCGTGCACTTCCACCTGCTCATGATGCTCCTTTCGCCGTCCGCTGGGCAGCCTG GTTTTATCAGCTTGGACTGCGGGGGAGCTCGCGACCACATGGATGCCATCGGGATCCAGTGGACCTCCGACGCCACCTTCGTCTCCGGCGGCGGCCAGGCCGCGCAGCTGCTGGTCCAGGACGGCCAGCAGCAGCTGACCACCGTGCGCTACTTCCCCGCGGACAACAGGAAGTACTGCTACACCATGAACGTCAGGAACCGGACACGCTACCTCGTCCGGGCCACTTTCCTGTACGGCAACTTCGACAACAGCAACGTCTACCCCAAGTTCGACATCTCCATCGGCGCGTCCCCCTGGTCCACCATTGTTGTCGACGACGCCACCACCCCCGTCGTCGAGGAAGCCATTATCTTGGCTGCTGCTCCCACGCTCAGTGTTTGTCTCTCCAACGCCAGCACGGGACAGCCCTTCATCTCTACTCTCGAGCTTCGACAGTTTAATGGTTCGCTCTACTACACCACTGATGAGACGCGCTTCTTTCTTGGACTGTCTGCGAGGATAAATTTTGGTGCAGGAAGCAATGATTCAGTGAG ATACCCTGATGACCCATTTGATAGAATCTGGGAATCTGATTCTGTGAGGAGAGCAAATTACCTTGTTGATGTTGCTCCAGGGACCGAAAGAATATCAACTACGAAACCCATATTCGTCAGTACCAACGAAGAACCACCTCAAAAGGTCATGCAAACAGCAGTAGTTGGCCAGGATGGGTCCTTGAACTACCGCCTTGATTTGGAAGGTTTCCCAGCAAATGCTTGGGGAGTCTCATATTTCGCAGAAATTGAAGATTTGGCACCAAATGAAACAAGGAAATTTAAGTTAGAGGTCCCTGGCATGCCAGCACTCAGTAAACCAACTGTTGATGTGGAGGAGAATGCTCAAGGGAAATATCGTTTGTATGAACCAGGCTACACGAATTTGACACTTCCGTTTGTTTTCTCGTTTGGGTTCAGGAAGACAAATGATTCTTCAAAGGGGCCTATTTTGAATGCGCTGGAGATTTACAAATATGTCCAAATTACTATGGGATCACAAGATG CAAATATCATGGCCAGCATGGTATCACGATATCCACAGGAAGGTTGGGCACAAGAGGGTGGTGATCCGTGCTTACCAGCATCATGGTCCTGGGTGCAATGCAGTTCAGAAGCTTCTCCAAGGGTATTCTCAAT CACATTGTCAGGGAAGAACATTACAGGAAGTATCCCTGTGGAACTGGCAAAGTTATCAGGGCTGGTTGAGCT AAGGCTTGATGGTAATTCAATTTCTGGCCAAATTCCTGATTTCAGCGAATGCCGTAATTTGCAGTATAT TCACCTTGAGAACAATCAGTTAACTGGTGAATTGCCATCTTCTTTGGGAGACCTACCTAACCTGAAAGAGTT GTATGTTCAAAACAACAAGCTGTCTGGGCAGGTTCCAAAAGCACTTTTCAAGAGAAGCATTATTTTGAA CTTCTCAGGCAACAGTGGCCTTCACATAGTAAGCAATGGCATTAGCCACACCATAATTGTTATATGTGTGGTGATTGGAGCCATTGTCTTACTGGGTATTGCTATTGGATGCTATTTCATTACATGTAGGAGAAAGAAGAAATCTCATGAAG ACCCTGTTGTTATTGCAGCACCAGCAAAAAAACTTGGTTCATATTTTAGTGAAGTAGCTACAGAATCAGCACACAGATTTTCTTTATCTGAAATTGAAGATGCTACTGACAAATTTGAGAGAAGAATTGGCTCTGGAGGCTTTGGCATAGTATACTATGGAAAGTTGGCTGATGGGAGAGAGATTGCAGTCAAACTTCTCACAAATGACTCCTATCAGGGAATCCGAGAATTCTTGAATGAG GTGACATTGCTTTCCAGAATACATCATAGGCACCTGGTTACATTCCTTGGTTACAGTCAGCAAGATGGCAAAAACATACTAGTGTACGAGTTCATGCATAATGGGACACTAAAAGAGCACCTTCGTG GAGCTGATAATGTAAAGATAACTAGCTGGCTGAAGCGCCTTGAGATTGCAGAAGATTCTGCAAAAG GTATAGAGTATCTCCACACAGGATGCTCCCCAACAATCATCCATAGAGACCTGAAGAGCAGCAACATTCTCCTAGACAAGAACATGAGAGCAAAAGTTGCAGACTTTGGGCTATCGAAACCTGCAGTGGATGGGTCTCATGTGTCAAGTATAGTTCGAGGAACAGTGGGATACCTGGACCCAGA GTACTACATCTCGCAGCAGCTGACAGAGAAGAGCGACATCTACAGCTTCGGCGTGAttctgctggggctcatctccgGCCATGAGCCGATCTCGAATGACAACTTTGGGCTCAACTGCCGTAACATTGTTGCGTGG GCCCGATCGCACATCGAGAGCGGGAACATCCACGCCATCGTTGACGAATCGTTGGACAGAGGCTACGACCTGCAGTCGGTGTGGAAGATCGCGGAGGTGGCCATAATGTGTGTGAAGCCCAAGGGCGCGCAGAGGCCTCCCATCTCGGAGGTGCTCAAGGAGATCCAGGACGCCATTGCCATCGAGCGGGGACCCCAGGAGATGCAGCGCTCTACCATCCAGCAGCAGCTGCTCGTGTCCAACAGCAACAGGTCCATGGGTGGTGCCTCGTCGTCCGTGAACAACAATTCAGGCAGTGTGGCGGTGGACTTGGAGCAGAACGGAGCATCCTTCGACGAGCTGCTCATGCGGCCGGGTCTCAGATGA